Part of the Gallalistipes aquisgranensis genome, GTCATCAGGAGCTGTTTGCCGATCTCCACGATCTCGATCAGTTTGGTCGGGTCGTTGTCCAGATCGACCATGTTACCCGCCTCTTTGGCGGCCTGCGTGCCGCTGTTCATGGCTACGCCGACGTCGGCCTGAGCCAGTGCCGGCGCGTCGTTCGTACCGTCGCCCATCATGGCTACCAGTTTGCCGGCCTGCTGTTCGCGCTTGATGTATTCCATCTTGTCTTCCGGTTTGGCTTCGGCGATATAGTCGTCCACACCGGCCTTTTCAGCGATATATTTGGCAGTAAGCGGATTGTCTCCCGTTACCATGACGGTTTTCACGCCCATTTTGCGCAGGCGTTCGAAACGTTCGCGGATACCGGTTTTGATGATGTCCTGAAGTTCGATCACGCCTTTCACTTCTTCATCGGAGCATACCACCAGCGGGGTGCCGCCGTTTGCGGAGATTTCGTGTACGATTTTCTCCACCTCTTCGGGGAAGGCGTGTCCGGCCTCGGTGGCGATGCGGCGGATCGCTTCGGTCGCTCCCTTGCGGATGCGTACGCCGTCGGGCATATCCACTCCGGAGCAACGGGTTTCGGCGGTAAACTTCACCATGCGGACGCCGACCATCTCCATCGGGTCGATTTTGATACCTTCGGCAGCACCCAGTTCTACGATGGATTTGCCTTCGGGTGTCTGGTCTGCGACCGATGACAGCACGCAGAGACGGGTGAACGCTTTCGCATCGACGCCCTTCACGGGATAGAACTTCGTCGCTTTGCGGTTGCCGATCGTGATGGTTCCCGTTTTGTCGAGCAGCAGCGTATCGAGGTCACCCGCCGTTTCCACGGCCTTACCCGATTTGGTAATCACATTGGCTCGCAGGGCACGGTCCATTCCGGCGATACCGATCGCCGAGAGCAGGCCGCCGATCGTGGTCGGGATCAGGCAGACGAACAGAGAAATGAAGGCGGCTACCGTGATATTGGCGCCTACGTAATCCGCAAAGGGCTTCAGCGTGGCGCAGACGATGACGAATACGAGCGTGAAACCTGCCAGCAGAATCGTCAGGGCAATTTCGTTCGGGGTTTTCTGGCGGGAAGAGCCTTCGACCAGTGCGATCATTTTGTCGAGGAAACTTTCTCCCGGTTTGGCGGTCACTTTGACCAGAATACGGTCGGAAAGCACCCGTGTGCCACCGGTCACGGAACTCTTGTCGCCGCCTGCTTCGCGGATGACCGGCGCGGACTCTCCCGTGATGGCGCTTTCGTCGATCGACGCGAGACCTTCGATGATCTCGCCGTCGGCCGGAATCGTATCTCCTGCGACACATTCGAAGACGTCGCCTTTTTTCAGTTCCGAGCTGCTTATGGTCTTGGCGGAACCGTTGGACAAAATCAGTTTGGCCGGTGTCTCTTCGCGGGTTTTGCGCAGAGAGTCTGCCTGGGCCTTGCCCCGGGCCTCGGCGATTGCTTCGGCGAAGTTGGCGAACAGGATCGTCAGCAGCAGCACGAAGAAAATGACCAGATTGTAGAGGAACGAACCCTGCGATTGATCTCCCGTAGCGGCGATGTAGAACAGCATCAGCAGCATGACGAAAGTTACGATTTCCACCGTGAACATGATCGGGTTCTTGATCATCATGCGGGGATCGAGCTTGCGGAACGACTCCACGAGGCTCACGTTTACCAACTGTTTATCGAACAGTGCAATATTTTTTTGCTTTTTCATCTTCAGTCCGAAATTAGAAACTTAAGTAATCAGCGATCGGGCCCAGAGCCTGTGCGGGGAAGAACGAAAGGGCTGCGACGATCACGATCACGGCGAAGGTCATCAGGGAGAATGTGGCCGTGTCGGTTTTCAACGTACCGGCGCTTTCAGGAACGTATTTCTTCGACGCAAGCAATCCTGCGATGGCGACCTGT contains:
- the kdpB gene encoding potassium-transporting ATPase subunit KdpB; the encoded protein is MKKQKNIALFDKQLVNVSLVESFRKLDPRMMIKNPIMFTVEIVTFVMLLMLFYIAATGDQSQGSFLYNLVIFFVLLLTILFANFAEAIAEARGKAQADSLRKTREETPAKLILSNGSAKTISSSELKKGDVFECVAGDTIPADGEIIEGLASIDESAITGESAPVIREAGGDKSSVTGGTRVLSDRILVKVTAKPGESFLDKMIALVEGSSRQKTPNEIALTILLAGFTLVFVIVCATLKPFADYVGANITVAAFISLFVCLIPTTIGGLLSAIGIAGMDRALRANVITKSGKAVETAGDLDTLLLDKTGTITIGNRKATKFYPVKGVDAKAFTRLCVLSSVADQTPEGKSIVELGAAEGIKIDPMEMVGVRMVKFTAETRCSGVDMPDGVRIRKGATEAIRRIATEAGHAFPEEVEKIVHEISANGGTPLVVCSDEEVKGVIELQDIIKTGIRERFERLRKMGVKTVMVTGDNPLTAKYIAEKAGVDDYIAEAKPEDKMEYIKREQQAGKLVAMMGDGTNDAPALAQADVGVAMNSGTQAAKEAGNMVDLDNDPTKLIEIVEIGKQLLMTRGTLTTFSIANDVAKYFAIVPALFITSIPSLQALNIMHLHSPESAILSAVIFNAIIIPLLIPLALRGVTYKPIGASALLRRNLFIYGLGGIVAPFIGIKLIDMLISVFF